The sequence below is a genomic window from Deltaproteobacteria bacterium.
GAGGCCCTCTTTTCGATCCCAGAGGATCGGGTTTTTGGCCAGGCTTACAAAGCCCTTGGCCTCAAAGTCTTTAATGGAAACGCCCATATCCTTGAGCTGGAGGTCCCAGATATCTTCAATCGAATCATAGGGAAAGAAACGGCCGAGGTCGAGCCGCCTGGCCAATTCGCGGATGATTTCCCAAAAAGGCTTGGTATCGTACCTGGGCGGGATACACTGGCGCCGCATATACAAGGCAGGTTTAGGCCCGGCAGCCATCTGGATCGAGTCGGACCGCTCCAAGTAAATCGATTCGGGCAGGATAACGTCCGAGTACCAGGCGGTTTCGCTGAAGTTGATATCAATGGTCAGGATCAGGTCCAGTTTATCAAGGGCCTTTTTATTCTGGTTGTAGTCGGGAATGGACAGCATGGGATCGAAGCGATGGATGATCAGGGCCTTGAGCGGGTAGGGGTCTTCGTTCAGGATGGCCAAAGGCAGCATGGCCGCCACCCCGTGGGCCGGATCGGCGATGGGGAATCGGGAGCCCCCTGCCCCATCAAATCGTTCCCCTTTGGGCTTAGGCAGGTCTTTCTGATCGACTAATTTTCCAAAGGACCCGAACCCGGCATCCTTAGGCCCTTTCTTGATGATCAGTCCCCCTTTACTCTCAATGCTTCCCATGAGGGCGTTCAGAATGACCAGGGAACGGCGGAAATAGATCTCGTCCAGGTGGCTGGCCCCCCGATACCCGTAGTGGAAGATCACCTGAGGTTTCTCCCCCCCCACTTCCCGGGCCAGAGCGACGATCTCTCCGGCCGGGATGCCTGTTTCTTCTTCGGCCCACTCGGGGGTGTAGGGTTCCACAAAGGCCCTTAATTCCGTGAGCCCCGTTACCCACCGGTTGACATATTCTTCGTCATAAAGATTGTCTCTCAAAATGACGTGGATCAGGGCATAGTTGAGGGCCAGATCCGTTCCCGGACGGATCATCCAGAAGCGGTCGGCATGGGAGGCCGTGATCGTGGATCGGATGTCGATATAAGTGATCCTGGCCCCTTTGTCCTTGGCTTCCAGGAGGGCCTGGATAGGTTTCAACTCCAGGGACTCGAAAAGGTTCCGGCCGTAAAGGATGACATGCTTGGTATTGACCCAGTCCACGGCCACTTCGGCATCCGTATAC
It includes:
- a CDS encoding molybdopterin-dependent oxidoreductase — its product is MRKDIYSICFMCTVRCPIKVTVEDGAVKWVEGNPHQLKGALCAKGSAGTALLNDTERLRYPMIREGARGEGKWKRVSWDQALDYAAQKLKAAVDHYGPQTVAFGERQNLNTHLSKTFMRALGSPNHFTHDALCKGSVNTAFRTLTGYTDAEVAVDWVNTKHVILYGRNLFESLELKPIQALLEAKDKGARITYIDIRSTITASHADRFWMIRPGTDLALNYALIHVILRDNLYDEEYVNRWVTGLTELRAFVEPYTPEWAEEETGIPAGEIVALAREVGGEKPQVIFHYGYRGASHLDEIYFRRSLVILNALMGSIESKGGLIIKKGPKDAGFGSFGKLVDQKDLPKPKGERFDGAGGSRFPIADPAHGVAAMLPLAILNEDPYPLKALIIHRFDPMLSIPDYNQNKKALDKLDLILTIDINFSETAWYSDVILPESIYLERSDSIQMAAGPKPALYMRRQCIPPRYDTKPFWEIIRELARRLDLGRFFPYDSIEDIWDLQLKDMGVSIKDFEAKGFVSLAKNPILWDRKEGLKFKTPSGKIEFVSSLMEQNGFLSFLPYKSVTPPPEGEFRLTVGRSAVHTHVSTQNNPYLNELLPENVLWLNTEEASRLGIADGQYVEVHSDHGFGRLKALVTDFIHPEAVFMLHGFGRQVPATTRCYGKGASDTALQENVSDVIGGSPGLHETFVRVRPAS